The DNA sequence ACCTCCGCAAACTTCACTTCCTCGTAGAGCCGCGCCTGCACGATCGCCGCCGACATCAAGGCGGAAATGATCATCAGAATGGAGACGTCCTTCTTGCCCAGCCGTCCGCGGCGCTTGTTGAGCACCTCCAGCACCCCGATCGGCTTGCCTTCCCAGGGCTTCAGCGGCAGCGTAATCATATCCTTGGTCTGATACCCGATGCTGGCATCCACCCGGGCCAGGTGACGGCGATCCCGCGACACGTCCTGCGAAATGTGCGGCTTGCCGGACTTGAACACGGCGCTGGCGATCCCCTGGTCCCAGGGAATCGCCATGCCGCGCAACCGCTTGGCCTTCTGCCCGATCACATGGCGAAACACCAGCTGCTTGGAGGCCGGATCGGCCAACAGCACCGAGGCCGCATCGGCCCCCACCACCTCCAATGCCGTGCGGAGGGCATGACGGATCAGCGAATCGACGTCCGTCTGCCGCGAGAGCGACTGACTGATCCGGCGCGCCGCTTCCAGTTCTTTCGCGAGCTGGGCGGTACGGCTCCGGCTCGGCGCGCTGGTCGACTTGGTTCGGGCAGGCATGGGGGCCCATGGTAGCGCATCCGCAAAGACAGGACAAGTCACGGCGCCGGATCGCCTGAGGGGCCCGCCGATACGGCCCGCGGCACGTTTTCTGATGCAGGATTCGGCGCCGTTGTGCTACTTGAATAGGGGGTTCCGAAGAGGGGAAGGGAGGTTCCCGTCATGTCCTTGGCCATTCGCAACGTGCGGATCATCGACGGGCTCGGGCAGGTGATCGAGCGCGGCACACTGCTCGTCAGCGGAGATCGTCTCGTCGCGGTGGGAACGGAACGGGACGTCCGCGTGCGGCGAGGAACGCCCATCGTGGACGGGCGCGGCCTCACGGCCTTGCCGGGCCTGATCGACTGCCACGTCCACCTCTGCCTCGGCGGAGACGCCGATGTGGTGGGGACGATCCGCGATGAGGAGCCGGCCCTCACCCTGTTGAAAGCCTCCCGCTTCGCCCGCCTGACGCTGGCCGCAGGCGTCACCACCGTCCGCGATGTCGGCGCCAGAGACCATCAGATCTTCGCCCTCAAACAAGCCCAGGCCGCCGGCCTGGTTTCGGGTCCGCGTATCCTCGCGGCCGGCCTGGCCGTCTGTATGACCGGCGGCCACGCCCGTTTCATCGGGCGCGAAGCCGACGGGCCGGAGGAAATCCTGCGGGCCGTCCGGGAGCAGCTGGCGGCCGGGGCGGACGTGATCAAATTCATCGCCTCCGGCGGCGTGCTGACGCCCGGCACCTCCCCCGATCGCCCCCAGCTGACCCGGGACGAGCTGGCCGCCGGCATGGACGAGGCGCGCCGCGCCGGCCGGCGCGTGGCCGCGCATGCGCACGGGGCCGAAGGTATGAAGAACGCCATCCGCGCGGGCGCCCATTCCATCGAACATGCGACGTTGCTGGACGACGAAGCCGGCGAGTTGATGCGCGCCCACGGCGTGTTCATGGTCCCGACCCTGTCGGCGCTGGCCACGACCGCCGCCTGCGGGTCCGGCTGCGGCGTGCCGGAATCGGCCGTGACCAAAGCCCGCTCCATGAAGGCCCGGCACGAAGCCAGTTTCAAGCAGGCCCTCCGGTCCGGCATTCCCATCGCGATGGGCACCGACGCCGGCACGCCCTTCAACTATCACGGAGACAACGCCCAGGAGTTGACG is a window from the Nitrospirota bacterium genome containing:
- a CDS encoding GAF domain-containing protein; translated protein: MPARTKSTSAPSRSRTAQLAKELEAARRISQSLSRQTDVDSLIRHALRTALEVVGADAASVLLADPASKQLVFRHVIGQKAKRLRGMAIPWDQGIASAVFKSGKPHISQDVSRDRRHLARVDASIGYQTKDMITLPLKPWEGKPIGVLEVLNKRRGRLGKKDVSILMIISALMSAAIVQARLYEEVKFAEV
- a CDS encoding amidohydrolase family protein, producing the protein MSLAIRNVRIIDGLGQVIERGTLLVSGDRLVAVGTERDVRVRRGTPIVDGRGLTALPGLIDCHVHLCLGGDADVVGTIRDEEPALTLLKASRFARLTLAAGVTTVRDVGARDHQIFALKQAQAAGLVSGPRILAAGLAVCMTGGHARFIGREADGPEEILRAVREQLAAGADVIKFIASGGVLTPGTSPDRPQLTRDELAAGMDEARRAGRRVAAHAHGAEGMKNAIRAGAHSIEHATLLDDEAGELMRAHGVFMVPTLSALATTAACGSGCGVPESAVTKARSMKARHEASFKQALRSGIPIAMGTDAGTPFNYHGDNAQELTRMVALGMSPMETILSATASAAELLGITQLVGTLEPGKIADIVLVDGNPLKRIELLQDQGRLAGVMQAGKFVSGPLATVKSEP